One Babesia bovis T2Bo chromosome 4 map unlocalized Chr4_1, whole genome shotgun sequence genomic window carries:
- a CDS encoding Frataxin-like domain family protein, translated as MLRGYRRFFGTIKIHQFNEAALNKLQALHDSLESVEDVTSLSFDGTVLSAEIEPNHYIVINKHEASQQIWYSSFSGVDYFSPENGKWKSNRTGRELGTAVQSDVLAATGKLIDINNVNS; from the exons ATGCTAAGGGGGTATCGCAGGTTCTTCGGCACTATTAAAATACATCAGTTTAACGAAGCAGCCTTAAATAAACTTCAG GCTCTGCACGATTCACTAGAAAGCGTCGAAGATGTCACATCATTGTCATTCGACGGAACGGTGCTTTCAGCAGAAATAGAACCCAACCATTATATTGTGATAAATAAACATGAAGCTTCACAGCAGATATGGTATAGCTCATTTAGTGGTGTTGATTATTTCTCCCCCGAAAATGGGAAATGGAAGTCTAATCGAACCGGCCGGGAACTTGGCACCGCTGTACAAAGTGATGTACTGGCTGCAACTGGTAAACTAATTGATATCAACAATGTAAACAGCTAA